The sequence AGGACGACGGTGCGGAGTACCACAGCCGTCACGCGTGGAACCTGGGTGTCCTGGAGCCGATGGTCGCCAAGCCGCACTCGCCGGACAACAAGGATCTCGCCCGCAACTGCACGGACGTCAAGCTCGACCGGGCCTACATCGGCTCGTGCACGGGCGGCAAGATCACGGACATGATCTTCGCGGCCAACATTCTCGTCGGGCACGAAGTGAAGATTCCGACCTACGTCGTCCCTGGCAGCACGGAGGTGCACGCCGACATGAAGCGGCTGAACCTGCGCGGCGTGGAGAAGGACACGAACGAGAAGAGCATCGAAGACGTCCTCGCCGACGCCGGCTGCCTGATAGGCCCGTCCGGCTGCGCCGCCTGCCTCGGCGGCCCGAGCGACACGTTCGGTCGACTCAACGAGCCGCTGACGTGCATCAGCACGACCAACCGCAACTTCCCCGGGAGAATGGGCGACAAGAAAGCCGGCGTCTATCTCGCTTCACCGCTGACGGTCGCCGCCAGTGCCCTGACCGGCCGCGTGACCGACCCGCGGGACTACGTCAGCCAGAAGATCGAAACCGGAACGGCGGGCGTGGTCTGACAGTCATGGGTCACGCGTCGACGCCGTCGAGCGTTCCCCAAGCTTGTCGCGTGCGGCGATCGAACGCTTGGACTGTGAAGTCGGCTTGCCCGCGGTCGTAGGCCGCTTGTTGCCACTGTCGAAGCTTGGCTTGGTCAGCCGCGATGGTTCGAAGCTTCGCGGCGAGGTCATCGGCATCGCCGCTGGCGTAGAGCAGACCGGTCGAACCGTCCGCGACGAGTTCTGGCGTGCCGCCCGTTGCCGTCGCGAGCAGCGGAAGGCCATCGACGAGTGACTCGCACACCCAGAGGCTGCACGGTTCCGGATCGAGTCGGCATTGCAGCCCGACGTCGTACTCGCGGTGTCGCTGGCGAAGGTCATCGACGAACCCGCGCAGCGTGATGCTTTTGTCGAGGTGCGGGCCGGCGAGTTGGCGGAGCTCGTCGGCGTAGGCGTGGTCTTCGTCTGAGACCTCGCTGCCGTAGCAGTCGAGTGTGATCTGAACGCCTTCGTCCAGAAGTCGTCGGATCGCTTTGATCGCGATGTGGTGCCCCTTGCTCGGAGTCAGTCTGCCAGCGGTGAGGCAGCGAAGCGGTGGGAGACTCGCCGGCTCTGGCGGGTTCTCGTGCATCGGTTCAGCGGCATTTCGCACCGTTTGCGATGGCACTCCACTGGCAAGCCAGTTCGCAGCGATGAAGTCGCTCGCGGGAAGGAGAAGGTCGGCGCCCCATCGAGCGAGCGCGTGATTCATCTTGATGCCGAGCCCAAAGAGCCGGCTGGCCGTTGTGTTGTTGTTGATCTGCCAGCCGACGCGGAAGCCACGTTTGCGAAGAAAGCCCGCGACGAGCTGGTGCGTCAGTCGCTGGGTCTGGACGAATCGCACGCCACGCTCCTTGAGCATCGGCTCGAGGGTCAGTGCTTCGCGCCGGCTCCGCAGCATTCCGCCCGGCAGCGTCGCAAGCGTCTTCGAAGAAGCGCCGACGGCAGTAAAACCCGTCACCGGCCGCTCGATGACGGGAAAACCGCCGTCTTTCAGGTAATCCAGCAAGGGACCGGTCCCGAAGGCGACATAGGTCGCGTCGGGCCAGACAAGGGTGTAAAGCCGGACGATCGTGCCGATGCCGTACTTCTCGCGGCCATCGACAAACATGGCGACGTGACGCGGATCGAACGTAGTGGCAGCATCCTCTGACATGCGGCGGACGGTAAGCGGCTGCCGAGCGATGGCGCGGCGTGTCAGTTGAGCTCGCCGGCTGGGCGAGTGCGTTCGAAGGCGGTGATGCTGCGGTCGCGCTGCCAGTACGTGTCGTACACTCGGCCGCCATGGGTGGTGAATCGGCCCGGGCCGCCGCTGTAGTGGCCGCCGAAGCCACCGAAACCGCCGAGGATGCGCTGGCGATCATCAATCTCGCTCACGAAGAGCGTGACCGATGGCGAGTCGAAGCCGAGCAGGGCCGTCTCGGCTCGGCCGGCCCGAGCCAGCCTGGCTTCAAGGAAGGTGCGGACCTCGGCTTCCTGCGACACGGACGCGAATTGGACCGGCAACGAATACGCCAACGCTGCCGCGGCAGGGCGTGTCTCTGGTCGCGGCGAGTCTGGTCCGCTGGAGCAGCCAGCAAGGGTCGCCGATGCCAATGCGACGACGACGACAATGCACATTCGCCTCATGGCATCCGAGTGGGGCAACCACGGTGCCGCCGTGACGAAATCGGTGCTGCGGGCCTTGCCGCCAAGTCACTCGTGCGGGTTGTTGCCGCATGACAACATCGCGATGTGGTCGCAGAGCAGAATCAACATCCCCGACACGGTGACGCAGCAGGCAAGAGCGGACGCGAATATGTCGTTTGTAATTGAACCGTTCACGCCGACGCGGAGGCCGGGTAAACCGTTGAAAGCAGACGCCTTAGACGCCCGCCGCACATCGCCGCGACGGGTGTCGACCCATCGGAACTCGCCGATCCAAGCCGCACGGAGCCCCTTCATGCAGACCGTCACGAAGAAGGACTTGATCGAACGCATCGCCGACAAGACCGACGAACGCCGCAGCGTCGTCAAGGATGTCATACAGACGTTTCTCGACGATATCGTCGACGAACTGTCCGAAGGCAATCGACTCGAGTTTCGCGACTTCGGCGTCTTCGAGACGGCCGTCCGCAAGGCACGGCGTGCCCAGAACCCGCGCAAGCGGCAAGCCGTCTGGGTGCCTCAGCGGACAACGGTGAAGTTCAAGCTGGGCCGGCTGCTCAAGCTCAAGCTCGAAGCGCTCGACGAGCAGCGCAACACCGCCGCACAAGGCACGCCCGCGCCGGCCAACCTGCCCGTCGCTGCACTCAAGAGCCAGCAGCAGAAGGCCCGTCCTGTTCCGGTTGCCGTCGGCGGGTAACGAGCGCGGCAGAGACGGCGCGCTCACCGCCCGCGACAGAACGGGTTACAACTTGAAGCCCGAAAGCAAGGCGTTACATTGCCAGGACGCTCGGCACGAGGCCGGCGATGTTCAACCTCTGACACGGGACAGCCAGGATGGCTCTACTTCGAAAAGACGTTCGTGTCGCCTTCATCGCGGCCGGGGCACTCGGGCTCGCGGGCGTTGGTTATGTCGGCGTGCTTCTGTTCTCCGGAGACGACGAAGAAACAGCCGCTGCCGACACGAACGACGCGATGACCGCGTGGGACCCGGTCGTCAACGACGCTCCAATTCAGGGACTTTCTGACGGACCGTCGCTGGAAGATCTTGGCGTTGTCGCTCAGGACGCACCATCGCTGGACACCGGCGATGATGTCTGGGGCGACGAGGTTCTGGTCACGACGACAACCGTTCCGTCCGCTGAACCCGAGTCTGAAGACAGGAACGACGACCTCGCTGCCAAGCTGGCCAACTTCGGCAAGCCGGCGGAGTCAGCCACACCCACGCCGACCGATCGCGCCTTCGACACGGCCGCACGCGAGCACATTCTCGCCGAGGGTGACACGTTCGTCAGCCTGTCGGAGCAGTACTACGGCAGCGACGCTCACTTCGACACGATTCGTCGCGCGAACCCGAGTCTTGATCCTCGGCGACTGAAGATCGGCGACCTGATCGTCATTCCGAGCCTCGACAGTGCCGGCAAGCCGCGCGGCCTTCCGGCGATCAACGCCGATCCCACGACGCACACCGTTCGCCCGGGTGAGACGCTGTCCGACATTGCACGGTCGCGTCTCGGTCGTTCGGCCCTGTGGAATGCCGTGTACGAGCTCAACCGCGACCTGATCGGCGATGATCCGGCCCGATTGAAAGTCGGCATGGTGCTGCGGCTGCCGCAGTAACCAGCAGCAGCAACGTGCGACCAGACGCCGCAGCACGTGCGGCCGGTGTTGAAAACCGTCTGTGCGGCTGATTCGTACCATCTGACCGATGACGGCTGCCGATGCCGGGCCGATGGCCCCCGCGACATCCTCTCCGCCCATCCGTGCGACGACACCAGACGTGTTCGGTTGGTTCGGCTGGGCGTGGAACAAGACGTTCAACAGCGTCCTGTTCGGCATCATCTTGATGGTGCTGCTCGCGCTCTACGTCGCGATCGGCAGCGGCATTCCGGAGGTCCGCGAGGCCTTCGAGATGAACGAGATGCAGTTCTTCAACGCGTGGCCGATGCCGACGTTGGCTGCGCTGCTCGTCGTCAACCTGCTCACCGTCTCGCTCAACCGCATTCCGTTCACGCTGCCACGGATGGGCGTCTGGACGATCCACCTGGGCATCATCGTGCTGATCTTCGGCATGACGGTCTACTTCTCGCAGAAGACCGAAGGCCTCACGCTCGTCCGCACCGGCGAGCAGGTCAACTGGTACTACGACGCCCACGAGCGTGCTCTTTACCTGACCGCTGGCAAGCGAAAGGCCGAGCCGATTCCGCTGCCGGACCTTCCGCGGTTCGATCCGCACGAAGGGGCCGAGTGGTTCGCCGATCGCGGCATGGGTGGTCTTGTGCCGCAGGTCTTCGCTTACGACGAGGCCACGCGCACTGGTCGAAGCACGCCGCTTCACGACTCGCCGTCCATTTCGATGGACGACGGCGAGCCGCTCTACCTCGACCTTGTCGCATTCCACCCGTACGCCGTCGTCGGCAACAGTTACGCCCGTGGCGGCGGTGAGCTGACGGGCATTCGCATGACGCTGCGAGCGTCTGAGACAGGCGACGAGCGATCGCAGTGGCTCGTCGCCGAGCAGTCGGAGCACCTTCGGGAAGATGCTGCCTCGTCCAAGGTCG comes from Planctomycetota bacterium and encodes:
- a CDS encoding glycosyltransferase family 4 protein is translated as MSEDAATTFDPRHVAMFVDGREKYGIGTIVRLYTLVWPDATYVAFGTGPLLDYLKDGGFPVIERPVTGFTAVGASSKTLATLPGGMLRSRREALTLEPMLKERGVRFVQTQRLTHQLVAGFLRKRGFRVGWQINNNTTASRLFGLGIKMNHALARWGADLLLPASDFIAANWLASGVPSQTVRNAAEPMHENPPEPASLPPLRCLTAGRLTPSKGHHIAIKAIRRLLDEGVQITLDCYGSEVSDEDHAYADELRQLAGPHLDKSITLRGFVDDLRQRHREYDVGLQCRLDPEPCSLWVCESLVDGLPLLATATGGTPELVADGSTGLLYASGDADDLAAKLRTIAADQAKLRQWQQAAYDRGQADFTVQAFDRRTRQAWGTLDGVDA
- a CDS encoding LysM domain-containing protein, which translates into the protein MALLRKDVRVAFIAAGALGLAGVGYVGVLLFSGDDEETAAADTNDAMTAWDPVVNDAPIQGLSDGPSLEDLGVVAQDAPSLDTGDDVWGDEVLVTTTTVPSAEPESEDRNDDLAAKLANFGKPAESATPTPTDRAFDTAAREHILAEGDTFVSLSEQYYGSDAHFDTIRRANPSLDPRRLKIGDLIVIPSLDSAGKPRGLPAINADPTTHTVRPGETLSDIARSRLGRSALWNAVYELNRDLIGDDPARLKVGMVLRLPQ
- a CDS encoding aconitase family protein; this translates as LLGTDSHTCTAGAFGQFATGVGNTDAAFVLGTGKTWLKVPPTMRFDFDGEIPPYLTAKDMILAVIGEIGVDGATYRSMYFSGDGIASLTLEDRMTLTNMAIEAGGKNGVCDVDEKTLQYVRARSNRPEWDVVTEDDGAEYHSRHAWNLGVLEPMVAKPHSPDNKDLARNCTDVKLDRAYIGSCTGGKITDMIFAANILVGHEVKIPTYVVPGSTEVHADMKRLNLRGVEKDTNEKSIEDVLADAGCLIGPSGCAACLGGPSDTFGRLNEPLTCISTTNRNFPGRMGDKKAGVYLASPLTVAASALTGRVTDPRDYVSQKIETGTAGVV
- a CDS encoding HU family DNA-binding protein; the encoded protein is MSFVIEPFTPTRRPGKPLKADALDARRTSPRRVSTHRNSPIQAARSPFMQTVTKKDLIERIADKTDERRSVVKDVIQTFLDDIVDELSEGNRLEFRDFGVFETAVRKARRAQNPRKRQAVWVPQRTTVKFKLGRLLKLKLEALDEQRNTAAQGTPAPANLPVAALKSQQQKARPVPVAVGG